Part of the Nicotiana tabacum cultivar K326 chromosome 20, ASM71507v2, whole genome shotgun sequence genome, CAAGCACCAGATGTCCCAcaacctgcccagccagctagaggcgggggcagaggtgttagaggtggaggtagaggtcctagaggtggagctcaagccgctagaggtggaggccaaccagcaaCAGGCCGTCCCAGaaaggtagttcagggtggtggggcccaaccccgatgttatgcactTCCAGCCAGGCCCCAAACTGAgtcttcagatgcagtcattacaggtactatactggtttgtgatagagatgattcagtgctatttgatccagggtctacgtattcgtacgtgtcatcttattttgcagcgtacctggtcatgcctagtgattcattgagtattcttgtttatgtgtctacaccggtgggtgattctattgtggtcgaccgagttcatcgttcttgtattgtagtGTTTGGAGGTCTtaagacccgtgttgatttgttgcttttagacatggttgacttcgatgttatattgggaatggattggttatccccgtaccatgctatcttggattacCATGCCAAGACCATGACCTTAGCCATACCGAGTTTGccccatttagagtggagagggactcctagtcattctactcaaagtgttatttcgtatgtgaaggctcggcgtatggtcgagaaggggtgtttggcatatttggcttatgttcgtgactccagtgctgaggttccctatattgattctatgcccgtggttcgtgagtttcctgaggttttcccttcagacctgccggggatgctaCTCGACCGGgacattgatttctgcattgatctgGCTCTGGCcactcggcccatttctattccttcatatcgtatggccccgccggagttgaaagagttaaagaaaCAGCTGTAGGATTTGCTTgaaaagggtttcattagactcaacatttcgccttggggtgcgccagttttgtttgtaaagaaaaaggatggttcgatgagaatgtgcattgattactggcaatagaacaaggttacaattaagaataagtatccaatgccgagtattgatgatttgttcgatcagcttcagggtgccaaggtattttcaaagattaacttgagatctagctaccaccagttgagaattagggcatctgatgtccctaaaacagctttccgcactcggtatgagcattatgagttcttggttatgtcattcgggttgaccaatgccccaacagcatttatggagttgatgaaccgagtgttcaggccttatttggacttgttcgtgatagtctttattgatgatatcctgatatattcccgcagccaggaggaaCACGAGCAGCACCTcaaagtggttcttcagactttgaaggatagccagttatatgctaagttctcgaagtgtgagttctggttgagtttagtggcattcctgggtcatgttgtatcagcagggggcattcaggttgatccaaagaagattgaggcagtcaagaactggcctagaccagcatcagctacagagattcggagtttcttgggattggcaggctactattgtcggttcgtggaggggttctcatctgttgcagccccgatgaccaggttgacccagaagggtgcctagttaagatggtcagacgagtgtgaggcaagctttcagaggctcaagatagccttgactACAGTACCAGTattagttttgcccacaggttcagggccttacaccatttattgtgatgcatctcgcattggacttggtgtagtgttgatgcaggatggcaaggtcattatctatgcttcgaggcagttgaaggttcatgagaagaaatatccagtacatgatttggagttagcaaccattgttcacacattgaagatttggaggcattacctgtatggcgtggcatgtgaggtgttcacggatcataagagtcttcagtatttgttcaagcaaaaggagttgaatttgaggcagaggaggtggttggagttgttgaaagattatgatatcactatcctatatcacccgggaaaggccaacgtggtggccgatgctttgagtagaaagtcagccagtatgggcagtcttgcttatattccagtcagtgagaggtcgcttgctttggatgttcaggctttggccaatcgatttgtgaggttggatatttctgagcctagtcgagtattagcttgcacggtcgctcgttcttcgttattggagcgtatccgtgatcagcagtttgatgatccccatttgtgtgtccttagagacacggtgcagtgtgggggtgccaagcaggttaccttaggtgatgaaggagttctgagattgcagggtcgagtttgtgtgcctaatgtggatgggcttcgagagttgattttagaggaggcccatagttcccggtactctatccatccgggtgccgtgaagatgtatcaggatttgcggcaacattattggtggcgtagaatgaagaaggatatcgttgcctatgtggctcggtgtttgaattgtcagcaggttaagtatgagcattagaggcctggtggtttatttcagaggattgagcttcccgagtggaagtgggagagaatcactatggacttcgttactggacttccgttgactcggaagaagttcgatgcagtttgggtcattgttgataggctgaccaagtcagcgcatttcattcctgtggcagtctcctattcgtccgagaggttagctgagatctatatccgggagattgttcgtcttcatggtgtgttggtatctatcatttcggaccgaggtacgcagtttacctcgcgtttttggagagcagttcagcgagggttaggcacccaggttgagttgagtacatcatttcatcctcagacggatggacagtccgagcggacaattcagatattggaggatatgctccgaacttgtgttattgactttggaggtttgtgggatcagttcttgcctttagcagagtttacctacaacaacaactaccagtcgagtatccagatggctccttatgaggctttatatggcaggCAGTGTCGAtcttcggttggatggtttgagccgggagaggctcggttgttgggtacagatttggttcaggaggtcttggacaaggtcaggatcattcaggataggcttctaTAGCTCAATCCaagcaaaagagctatgcagatcgtaaggttcgagatgtggcttttatggttggtgagcgggtgttgctccgagtgtcgcctatgaagggcgtgatgagatttgggaagaaagacaagcttagccctaggttcattggtccatttgagatccttgatcgaatgggagaggtggcttatagacttgcattgccgcctagcttatcagccgtgcatccagtgtttcatgtgtccatgcttcggaaatatcacggcgatccatcccatgtgttagatttcagcactgtccagttggacaagaatttgtcatatgaggaggagccggtggctattctagactgaCAGGTTCGCcagctgaggtcgaagagttttccttcggtttgTGTTCGatggagaggtcagccccctaaggcatcaacctgggattccgagttcgatatgcgggaccggtatcctcatcttttccccgactcaggtacttcctttttctgttcgttcgaggacgaacgattattttagaggtggagaatatgataccctttgggtcatcacctgtttttaaTTGAAATCTGTGTCTCCGAGGccctgaaaacctcatttagaatcacctcgatttatgtgcgcagttcgggcgcgtaaccggaaagcttaaatgtgaaatcttgtgaaaattgctaagttttgacctcgaaatgaataaatttgacttcgatcaacattttaggtaaacggacccacacccgtgatttgacgatcccggagggtccgtaggaaaatatgggactcgggcgtatgctcagaatcgaattccgaggtccccagcccgagttatgaatttttaagtgaaattgttctctaaaaatgtttaaagaaaattgaaatgaaatctgattagaaagcaatggtatcgggcccgtattttggttccggcgcccggtacgagtcttatatatgttttgaatcactcctgtaaagtttggttaaaaacagacgttgtttgacgtgatctggacccaaattgggaaaattgatgtttaaaaggaaatctgagaaatttcattgatcttgagaatcaattcgatgttcatgatgttatattggtgatatgatcacacgaatatgttcgtagggtgtttttgaggtagtgtgcatgcttggtttagagtttcgagggctcgggtgagtttctagtaggttccgggatgccttaggctttagaagatcagatgttgcaggttcaggaatttTGACATGTCTTTAAACCCTCTTGCGCAGTCCGCGAGCAATCGCGTGCGATTGTGGAGGGGCCAACGCGGCCTCGGTCTCCTGGAGTGGTCCGCGGTGGgtgctgtgcggccgcggtcggcttggtgcggtccgcacgggGCAATGATCCGCAGGTCTTCACGGAGCCTGCGCGACCGCGGTCCTTCTTGCGCGgcagaggggtataaatacatgtgaatttcagttattttacacttCTTAAAACTCCAAAACATAaaaggcgattttccaaacaacttttcttctctgaaacgattggtaagtgatttctaacttattttcttcacttcttaacatcttttaacatgatttcaatttcaaatcaaagattttcatggggaaattgggtgatttAGGTAGAAcataggtttttctaaaattagggatttggaccttaatttgaggtctgatttcaaaacaaaccatatatttgaatttgtgggggaatggataatcgggttttggtccgaacctcgggtttcgaccacgtgggcccggggtgatttttgacttttgggtaaaactttgaaaaactcattttcatgcattggggttgattcatttagcatttattaatgtgattaagtaacttatgactagattcgagcggattggtggtggaatcaagaggtaaagctataattgagacttgagtggtgttcaaggcatcgaggtaagtgtttggtttaaccttagcttgagggattaggagttgagtcatatttgctacttgcttcttgttgagtacgacgtataggcatggtgacgagtatctatacgttggtgtcaagcatgaccgtgggtcttaacttgaaagttgttgtgtttttgaatgacaccttgtatactttaattaatgatcctctatgattaagtatttccattaattgaactgagtactagcaaagtgagattggttatagctgattctcccttgccgggatgactatttcgatatccttgttcccttgccgggaagttattatattacttatgttcccttgccgggatttcttgtgattgtgtgatgaactgaaatgggagcgggtggtacgcctaccccaaaacattatgaaatgggagcgggtggtacgcctaccacaagatattatgaaataggagcgggtggtacgcctaccacaagatattataaaatgggagtgggtggtacgcctaccacaagaatattatgaaatgggagtgggtggtacgcctaccacaagatattatgaaatgggagtgggtggtacgcctaccacaagatattatgaaatgggagcgggtggtacgcctaccacaagatataatgaaatgggagcgggtggtacacctaccacgagatagaatgaaatgagagcgggtggtacacctaccacgagatatgagaaatgggatcgggttgcacgcctgcaacaagaggaaactgaaagtgaaagttgcttttattttcttcatttgtgatagaagttatagtgttagcttccttattattccctgttatttcttttaactgctatccccgaagcatgttcctcTTCCCCAACTTTAACcgcttattacttgtttacttttctgccatatattatataaatgtacaggtttatctggagtctggtcctagcctcgtcactacctcgccggggttaggccagacacttaccagcacatggggtcggttgtgttgatactatgctctgtgctcttttgcacagatccaggttttggacagcagcagtagcgcgggagccagtctttagtccagtgagacactgaggtagccttgcaggcgttcgcaggcctgacgtctcctctatcttttatttccgtctGTTACCTCATATATTAGAGAaaaacagtttatattttctttcaaacggttgtatttagcactcttagaagttcatgagtaatgtgacaccagttcttgggtagagacatatgttgattctcgcattattgttcagtttctttaaatttaagtcttccacatatttatttaattccgttgctttcatgctatcgccgataattgttaaaagaagtaattgttaacgaagtaagtagttaaggattggcttgcctaactctcattagtaggcgtcatcacgacttccgagggtaaaaaatccgggtcgtgatattTTGATAGatatcttttgtttttcttcttattttggagtattttgatgGTTGTGTGAAATTGATGAAGGGTTGTTATGATTACTTTGCCCTAATTATTTTGGGATGGCTAATTCATATCGTACTTTCATATATTTTCGTGAAATTGTATGCCATATATTTGACCAATTGGATGAATGACATTGGAGCCTTAGAACTAACAATTAAATATGCTCAAAACTGTTTTCAGTCGATATATTTTGCAATACatgttttaattatatatatatatatatatatgtgtgtgtgtgtgtgtgtgtgctggTGCACATAGGAAGCAGTGATGTTAGATGACAACAACAACCTCTTTCTTTATTCACTTTCAACTAATGCTTCTTCAGTTTTTTACATACTTCCCAGTTACCAATATATTTTTGCACTGAAAAGAGTACGTGTCTCTTCCATTTACTTCTAAAGGATGCTGATTCCACGTGCTTTTTAATTCTACAGAGACAACATATTACATTTTTCTAATATTGCAACTTAGTTATTTTCTCTGGTTCATCGCTTTCTTCTTATCTATCTTGAGtccatttctattatttttgctCTAGGTTAACAAGTTTAAAAGTGCCAATCAATTTAGTGATTACTCAAATCAGTTCACTATCATGGTGCTGAAATTTCTTTTTATGTCACATTTTCTAGATATTAGAAGAGCTTGAATTTCGACGTGTATGTTTAGTGTCTATTTCAAAAGGCTTGAGAGCACTTTAGTCATTTAGCATCACTTTTGTTGTATCATACATGTACGTGGCTTTATttgcctacccataagtctaccTGTAATTGTTATATGACTCCAGGTGTGCATCTCTTTTCTTTAACATCTTAATCTTAattcccttttctctctctttctacTCAATATCCCAATCTGGAATTTTCTAGGCATGCACGGAGAAAAATCAGTACAACAACAATTCACCACAATCAAAGCGTAGCACCGAGAACGGGCAAAAACCAGGTGATGATCCCTTTTTGAGTTGAAATTTGATTTTGGTCTTAAGTCTTTATGCTCGATTATTACCCTATTCCAACTTTTCTTTAAGTGTCTTCTTCTGGCCATTAGCTTTTACTTGATTTCTACATTTTCTCATTTGCTCTTTGGTTTTGGGATTTATCATATATGTGAATTCTGCGGAGTTTCTTGGTGATGAGATTTTGCTGATATGTGTTGGTTTTTGCAATTTCCTTCTTTGTGTTTTTGGGCTCTGTTCTATTTCCTTTATATGGTGATGAGATTTTCATAGatatcttttgtttttcttcttatttgGACTATTTTGATGGTTGTGTGAAATTGATGAAGGGTTGCTGTGATTTCTTTGCCCTAATTATTTTAGGATGGCTAATTCATATCGTACTTTCATATATTTTCATGAAATTGTATGCCATATGTTTGACCAATTGGCTGAATGACATTGGAGCCTTAGAACTAACAATTAAATATGCTCAAAACTGTTTTCAGTCGATATATTTTGCAATACatgttttaattatatatatatatatatatgtgtgtgtgtgttgcatATAGGAAGAAGTGATGTTAGATGACAACAACAACCTCTTTCTTTCTTCACCTTCAACTAATGCTTCTTCAGTTTTTTACATACTTCCCAGTTACCAATACACTTTTGCACTGAAAAGAGTATGTGTCTCTTCCATTTACTTCTAAAGGATGTTGATTCCACATGTTTTTTAATTCAACAAAGACAACACACTACATTTTCCTAATAGTGCAACTTAGTTGTTTTCTCTGATTCATCGCTTTCTTCTTGTCTATCTTGGGtccatttctattatttttgctCTCTTTGCTTTTGCTGGAATTTTTTGGGTATTTGGTTTGCTTCTATCGGCAGACTTTTTTTTCTGGGTTTTGTGAGTTTGCTTCTACAATTTCCTTTTGGTGTATCTGCTATATCAGTTTTGGTGCATATTCCATATTTTTTAATATTCATG contains:
- the LOC107804935 gene encoding uncharacterized protein LOC107804935 — its product is MGAVFIVVSGEVSPRDAERSLSEADKRPRHSGRFSGTSSEGRDSYGRGHPPRPFQSALQVSHGTSGGGSQTHYSDQQPYSAPSAPISAPPLQSFQGRQPQQPWACFTCGDTRHIARYCPRASSSSLHQGSRVMVQAPDVPQPAQPARGGGRGVRGGGRGPRGGAQAARGGGQPATGRPRKVVQGGGAQPRCYALPARPQTESSDAVITGTILVCDRDDSVLFDPGSTYSYVSSYFAAYLVMPSDSLSILVYVSTPVGDSIVVDRVHRSCIVVFGGLKTRVDLLLLDMVDFDVILGMDWLSPYHAILDYHAKTMTLAIPSLPHLEWRGTPSHSTQSVISYVKARRMVEKGCLAYLAYVRDSSAEVPYIDSMPVVREFPEVFPSDLPGMLLDRDIDFCIDLALATRPISIPSYRMAPPELKELKKQL